A window of Bacteroidales bacterium genomic DNA:
ACAAAATCTGAAGCGGGGTTTATTGCAGTTGTCAAATTTGAAAAATTTACAAAAGTTAATTTTGTAACATCATAAACAACATTAAATTCCCATGCGGTCATAGCTGTAGAAAAACCCGTCATAGATAAATCAATCGAAACAGCACTACTTGTTGGAACATCTGATACGCTTTGTAATGTTACAGTTTGAGAAAATGAATTAAAGCTAAATACAAATGCAATTAAAATAAACAAACCGACTTTTTTCATAATTAAAACTTTTAAGTTTTTACTTTTTTTTACAAATGTAAAAAATTATTTAATCAATTTCAAAATTGCGGAAATAATTTCTTTCTGATTTATGAAGTCAAGTTTAAAAGAATACATTCCTGCAGGTAAATCTTTACCCGGGAATTCTATGGTGTATTTTCCTGCTGTTTGTTCCTGATTTACCAATTCATTTACCAGTTCTCCCAGCACATTATATACCTTCAGGTTTACTTTTCCTGTTTCAGGCAAGTTATAATTTAAAGTAACATTTTCACTGAAAGGATTCGGATAACCGGTTAATTCCAGTTCAGGCGTATTGCCATTGCCCTGTATAAATAACTTTGGAATTATCAGGTATAT
This region includes:
- a CDS encoding T9SS type A sorting domain-containing protein, with the translated sequence IYLIIPKLFIQGNGNTPELELTGYPNPFSENVTLNYNLPETGKVNLKVYNVLGELVNELVNQEQTAGKYTIEFPGKDLPAGMYSFKLDFINQKEIISAILKLIK